The proteins below are encoded in one region of Bacillus alveayuensis:
- a CDS encoding Lon-like ATP-dependent protease (product_source=KO:K04076; cath_funfam=1.10.8.60,3.30.230.10,3.40.50.300; cog=COG1067; ko=KO:K04076; pfam=PF00004,PF05362; smart=SM00382; superfamily=52540; tigrfam=TIGR02902; transmembrane_helix_parts=Outside_1_3,TMhelix_4_26,Inside_27_553), translating to MNWTILALIVQLFFGVIIGLYFWNLLKNQRTQKVSIDRESRKEMEQLRKMRMIKLTEPLAERVRPQSFSDIVGQEDGIKALKAALCGPNPQHVIIYGPPGVGKTAAARLVLEEAKKYPQSPFKENAVFVELDATTARFDERGIADPLIGSVHDPIYQGAGAMGQAGIPQPKQGAVTHAHGGVLFIDEIGELHPIQMNKLLKVLEDRKVFLESAYYSEENTQIPNHIHDIFQNGLPADFRLIGATTRTPNEISPAIRSRCLEVFFRELDQEELAIVARKAAEKVNMKVSEQGISILTSYTRNGREIVNMVQIAAGIAISENRQEVTVEDIEWVIQSSQLSPRLEKKIGDKPKVGLVNGLAVYGPNTGALLEIEVTVIPAKVKKGTINITGIVEEESIGDRGKSIRRKSMARGSIENVITVLRAMGVRADDYDIHVNFPGGIPIDGPSAGIAMATGIFSAIHKIPVDHTTAMTGEISIHGHVKAIGGIIPKIKAAKKAGAKTVIIPEENMQSILKDIEGIRVIPVRHFQEVLDYALVNPPSEQNEAKTFPKKESV from the coding sequence ATGAATTGGACTATCCTTGCTCTAATTGTCCAATTATTTTTTGGTGTGATTATTGGACTATATTTTTGGAACTTGTTAAAAAATCAACGTACGCAAAAAGTTTCTATTGACAGAGAATCACGAAAAGAGATGGAACAATTACGAAAAATGAGAATGATTAAGCTGACGGAACCTTTAGCCGAACGAGTTCGACCGCAAAGCTTTTCCGATATTGTAGGACAAGAAGATGGAATTAAGGCATTAAAAGCTGCCTTATGCGGCCCAAATCCGCAACATGTGATTATATATGGGCCGCCAGGGGTTGGGAAAACAGCTGCTGCTAGACTTGTATTAGAGGAAGCGAAAAAATATCCGCAATCACCCTTTAAAGAAAATGCTGTTTTCGTGGAATTGGATGCAACAACAGCCCGATTTGATGAGCGAGGCATTGCGGATCCATTAATTGGGTCAGTTCATGATCCAATCTATCAAGGGGCAGGAGCCATGGGTCAAGCTGGTATTCCTCAGCCAAAACAAGGAGCGGTTACACATGCGCATGGTGGTGTTTTATTTATCGATGAAATTGGTGAATTACATCCAATTCAAATGAACAAGTTATTAAAAGTTTTAGAAGATCGAAAGGTGTTTTTAGAAAGCGCCTATTATAGTGAAGAAAATACGCAAATCCCTAATCATATTCATGATATTTTTCAAAATGGACTTCCAGCCGACTTTCGTTTGATTGGTGCAACCACTAGAACACCAAATGAGATTTCACCCGCCATTCGTTCCCGCTGTTTAGAAGTTTTTTTCCGAGAGCTTGATCAAGAAGAACTAGCTATTGTCGCTAGAAAAGCTGCGGAAAAAGTGAATATGAAAGTTAGCGAACAAGGTATTTCTATACTAACCTCCTATACAAGGAACGGACGTGAAATTGTCAATATGGTGCAAATTGCAGCGGGAATTGCCATTTCTGAAAATCGACAGGAAGTAACGGTTGAAGATATTGAATGGGTTATCCAATCAAGCCAGCTATCACCAAGATTGGAGAAAAAAATTGGTGACAAGCCGAAAGTGGGTCTAGTTAATGGACTTGCCGTGTATGGTCCTAATACAGGGGCATTATTAGAAATCGAAGTAACCGTTATTCCTGCCAAAGTAAAAAAAGGTACGATAAATATTACAGGAATCGTCGAAGAAGAAAGCATTGGCGACAGAGGAAAATCAATTCGCAGGAAAAGCATGGCGCGTGGTTCAATCGAAAATGTTATAACCGTTTTACGTGCAATGGGAGTACGTGCGGATGATTACGATATTCATGTTAATTTTCCTGGAGGAATTCCGATCGATGGTCCAAGTGCAGGAATTGCGATGGCAACTGGCATTTTCTCGGCTATTCATAAAATACCTGTTGATCATACGACTGCTATGACAGGAGAAATTAGCATTCATGGCCATGTCAAAGCAATTGGCGGCATTATCCCAAAAATAAAAGCCGCTAAAAAAGCGGGAGCAAAAACCGTTATCATTCCTGAAGAAAACATGCAATCGATTTTAAAAGATATTGAAGGGATTCGTGTGATACCCGTTCGCCATTTTCAGGAGGTGCTTGATTATGCCCTAGTTAATCCTCCTTCTGAACAAAATGAAGCGAAAACATTTCCAAAAAAAGAATCTGTGTAA